From Pararhodobacter zhoushanensis, the proteins below share one genomic window:
- a CDS encoding glycosyltransferase 61 family protein, whose amino-acid sequence MPDMSQPRREEPDAADARLHHLPAMVSFDNVLVQGYARAFSPGVFWPNFQADGLQRHFRNGAPICERPEPPEEPPVRFRGEAVFLGANGSHFGHSCAEIVPRFLQSKTDHPDLPFILTGRLGHAEETTPTPVMSALLGWFGIDQQRVKIITAPTVFDRLHVAAQAEHLNGARPYDAYLDLLDALYVRNGLESIDSDYVYVSRAQLRPGYGIHAGESYLCTLLEAAGVRILYPERSPLRLQLALYAGAKRLIFAEGSALHGRQLLGRFPQHIDILERRKKKKKFAVNQLAPRCDALTYVSATARNLTFKTDTGDGDLFRALALYDVDAVLTYFDAIGLPLKRLWDQTAFAKAQDDAILAWVRGIHGLRNKNHPATGTGDDVIDQLKDAGLGHLEADVRQIVAGVTRID is encoded by the coding sequence ATGCCCGATATGAGCCAGCCCAGACGGGAAGAGCCGGATGCAGCCGATGCCCGTTTGCACCATTTGCCGGCGATGGTGTCCTTCGACAACGTGCTCGTCCAAGGGTACGCGCGCGCGTTTTCTCCCGGCGTGTTCTGGCCGAATTTTCAGGCTGACGGCCTTCAACGGCACTTTCGCAACGGCGCTCCGATTTGCGAACGGCCAGAGCCGCCTGAAGAGCCGCCCGTTCGGTTCCGCGGTGAGGCGGTTTTCCTGGGGGCAAACGGTTCTCATTTCGGCCACAGCTGTGCGGAAATCGTGCCGCGCTTCCTGCAAAGCAAAACAGACCACCCCGACCTGCCGTTCATTTTGACGGGAAGGCTGGGCCATGCAGAGGAAACGACGCCGACGCCGGTGATGTCTGCGCTTCTTGGCTGGTTCGGGATCGATCAACAGCGCGTCAAGATCATCACTGCGCCGACGGTTTTTGACCGGCTGCATGTAGCGGCACAGGCCGAACACCTGAACGGCGCGCGACCGTATGACGCGTATCTTGACCTGCTCGATGCTCTCTACGTTCGGAATGGTCTGGAAAGTATCGATAGCGACTACGTTTACGTTTCGCGCGCGCAACTGCGGCCCGGTTACGGGATCCACGCCGGTGAAAGCTATCTTTGCACGTTGCTTGAGGCCGCTGGCGTCAGAATTCTCTATCCGGAACGCAGTCCGTTGCGCCTGCAACTCGCGCTGTACGCCGGTGCCAAGCGGTTGATCTTTGCCGAAGGGTCTGCGCTTCACGGGCGCCAGCTTCTCGGCCGTTTCCCGCAGCACATAGACATTCTGGAGCGGCGCAAGAAAAAGAAGAAATTCGCCGTCAATCAGCTCGCCCCACGATGTGATGCGTTGACCTATGTTTCTGCCACGGCGCGGAATCTGACATTCAAGACCGATACCGGTGACGGCGATCTGTTTCGCGCGCTCGCCCTTTATGATGTCGACGCCGTCCTGACGTATTTCGACGCCATCGGTTTGCCCTTGAAACGCCTGTGGGATCAGACCGCCTTCGCGAAAGCGCAGGACGACGCGATCCTGGCGTGGGTCCGCGGAATCCACGGTCTGCGCAACAAGAACCATCCGGCAACGGGCACCGGAGACGACGTGATCGACCAACTGAAGGACGCGGGTCTTGGCCATCTTGAGGCTGACGTAAGACAGATTGTTGCCGGCGTGACGCGTATCGACTGA
- a CDS encoding tyrosine-type recombinase/integrase, with translation MAKLTKRFVDAVEIRDKDYVVWDDELPGFGLRVFASGKRSYVIQYRAAGRSRRYAIGLHGVWTPETARREAMAQLGQVARGENPAENRQLDRKAMTVKELAEQYVKAMEAGLIMGKGGRPKRPSTIYTNIGALNGHIIPLIGQRRVRDLTKADVTKMMNDVIAGKTRAVKKTGKKRSVSILRGGRGTASKCVGLTGSMLTYAINIGIIEHNVAHGIRKPKDQVRDRRLSDDEYRVLGRMLREAGEDHELAPTIAITRLLALTGCRRGEILGLKWSEVDFENSCLRLADSKEGASTRPIGLPVIELLEERRKTVSGDYVFPGTRGSQTFGSFPNQWNRIFRGSELPNFTAHILRHSFASTANDLGFTESTIAALVGHSTGSITSKYIHSVDSVLIMAADTIAGYIQGLLDGVEFRHTAYALDRAARREALSRFIAQSSA, from the coding sequence ATGGCAAAACTTACGAAACGTTTCGTCGATGCGGTCGAGATCCGCGACAAGGACTATGTCGTATGGGATGATGAGTTGCCTGGCTTCGGGCTGCGCGTGTTCGCTTCAGGAAAACGCAGCTACGTGATACAGTATCGTGCAGCCGGTCGTTCGCGGCGCTACGCGATCGGCCTTCATGGAGTCTGGACGCCCGAGACCGCCCGAAGGGAAGCGATGGCACAGCTCGGCCAGGTCGCCCGCGGTGAGAACCCTGCCGAGAACCGGCAGCTCGATCGCAAAGCGATGACCGTAAAGGAACTGGCCGAGCAATACGTCAAGGCCATGGAAGCCGGGCTAATCATGGGCAAAGGCGGACGCCCAAAGCGACCGTCCACGATTTATACGAACATCGGTGCTTTGAACGGACACATCATCCCCCTGATCGGCCAACGCCGCGTGCGTGACCTCACCAAGGCAGACGTGACGAAAATGATGAACGACGTGATTGCCGGGAAAACGCGCGCTGTCAAAAAGACTGGCAAGAAGCGAAGTGTTTCTATTCTGCGCGGCGGTCGTGGAACGGCGAGCAAATGCGTCGGCCTGACAGGCTCGATGCTTACTTATGCAATTAACATCGGGATCATCGAACACAACGTCGCCCATGGTATTCGAAAGCCGAAAGATCAGGTGCGAGATCGGCGCTTGAGCGATGACGAATACCGTGTGCTTGGCAGGATGCTTCGCGAGGCTGGCGAGGACCATGAACTCGCTCCTACAATCGCTATCACACGGCTTCTCGCGCTCACCGGCTGTCGACGCGGCGAGATACTTGGCCTGAAATGGAGCGAAGTCGATTTTGAGAACAGCTGCCTGCGTCTTGCGGACTCAAAGGAAGGTGCATCGACAAGACCGATCGGACTACCTGTCATCGAATTGCTCGAAGAACGCCGAAAGACGGTTTCTGGCGACTACGTGTTTCCTGGAACACGAGGGTCACAAACCTTCGGGAGCTTTCCGAACCAATGGAACAGGATCTTCCGCGGCTCCGAGCTTCCCAATTTCACCGCTCACATCCTTCGACACAGCTTCGCCAGCACTGCAAATGATCTTGGCTTCACAGAAAGCACAATTGCTGCCCTCGTCGGCCATTCGACGGGATCGATTACAAGCAAGTACATCCACTCGGTTGACAGCGTCCTCATAATGGCTGCGGATACAATTGCAGGCTATATCCAAGGCCTCCTTGACGGCGTCGAGTTCAGACACACTGCCTACGCTCTGGATCGAGCTGCGCGACGCGAGGCCCTGTCGCGGTTCATAGCGCAATCAAGCGCTTAG
- a CDS encoding DUF932 domain-containing protein, translating into MNTEIIDAGRDISGGYKVDVSRGTNVDRVSSEWFSRPDDERYLSLDDLFASVKGRAERSRTRTVESAAIRVEAHRDNPEKLGLVLPGADETIAPTHWSFGQLSSLVGAPAAYLRQLPAPLAGINLQYGLTNHRAEQIKTMEVANGRTELRAVTGPDYGRIYDHELVSAVQRIAGNGTGDTRWKVPGVLDWSTGIYNPRVDVTKETTTLYASDRDVYLFLVDDLNPIEAGLLPDGSPDLYFRGFYCWNSEVGAKTLGIASFYLRAVCQNRNLWGVEDFQEITIRHSKYAASRFAHQAAPALSRFAESSPAPFIDGIRAAREKIVARSDEDRQDFLRKRGFSKAETGRIIETVLAEEGRPPESVFDFLQGITAVARSKPQQDARLVMEGKAKALLDRVV; encoded by the coding sequence ATGAATACCGAAATTATCGATGCCGGGCGTGACATCAGCGGCGGCTACAAGGTGGATGTGTCGCGCGGCACGAATGTGGACCGCGTGTCGTCCGAATGGTTCTCCCGGCCGGATGACGAGCGGTATCTGTCGCTCGACGATCTGTTCGCCTCGGTCAAGGGCCGGGCGGAGCGGAGCCGGACGCGGACAGTGGAAAGCGCCGCGATCCGGGTCGAGGCGCATCGGGACAACCCGGAAAAGCTGGGGCTGGTCCTGCCCGGTGCGGATGAAACCATCGCGCCGACGCATTGGTCCTTTGGCCAGCTCTCGAGCCTCGTCGGTGCGCCCGCGGCCTATCTGCGGCAACTGCCCGCGCCGCTGGCGGGGATCAACCTGCAATACGGCCTGACCAACCACCGCGCGGAGCAGATCAAGACCATGGAAGTCGCGAATGGCCGCACGGAACTGCGCGCCGTGACCGGCCCCGATTATGGCCGCATCTACGACCATGAACTGGTCTCCGCCGTGCAGCGCATCGCGGGCAACGGGACAGGCGACACGCGTTGGAAGGTCCCCGGCGTCCTCGACTGGTCCACCGGCATCTACAACCCGCGCGTGGACGTCACGAAGGAGACGACGACGCTCTACGCCTCGGACCGCGACGTTTATCTGTTCCTCGTCGACGATCTGAACCCCATCGAAGCGGGCCTGCTGCCCGATGGCTCGCCCGACCTCTACTTCCGGGGGTTCTACTGCTGGAATTCCGAGGTCGGCGCCAAGACGCTCGGCATCGCCAGCTTCTATCTGCGTGCGGTGTGTCAGAACCGCAACCTCTGGGGCGTCGAGGATTTCCAAGAGATCACGATCCGGCACTCCAAATACGCCGCCTCCCGGTTCGCACATCAGGCTGCTCCGGCGCTGAGCCGCTTCGCCGAGTCCTCGCCCGCGCCTTTCATCGACGGCATCCGCGCGGCGCGCGAGAAGATCGTCGCGCGGTCCGACGAGGACCGTCAGGATTTCCTGCGCAAGCGCGGGTTTTCGAAGGCTGAAACCGGGCGGATCATCGAGACTGTGCTGGCCGAGGAAGGCCGCCCGCCCGAAAGTGTCTTCGACTTCCTGCAGGGGATCACCGCGGTGGCTCGGTCGAAGCCGCAGCAGGATGCGCGGCTGGTGATGGAGGGGAAGGCGAAGGCTTTGTTGGACAGGGTGGTGTAG